A stretch of Halomonas elongata DSM 2581 DNA encodes these proteins:
- a CDS encoding DEAD/DEAH box helicase, with amino-acid sequence MSFSDLGLRAELLSAIEAQGYTEPTPIQRQAIPAVLEGGDLLASAQTGTGKTAGFTLPMLQRLADGKRPAKRGVRALVLTPTRELAAQVGESVRDYGRHLSLTSHVIFGGVGQQPQVDAIRPGLDILVATPGRLLDLQQQGHVDLSGVETLVLDEADRMLDMGFIHDIRKVLKLLPAKRQNLLFSATFSNEIQTLANQLLDRPTLIEVARRNTTAETVEQAVYRVDREKKRDLLAHLIQSQRWFQVLVFTRTKHGANRLAEHLGKRDIPAMAIHGNKSQSARTKALSAFKSGDLQVLVATDIAARGLDIDELPHVVNFELPNVAEDYVHRIGRTGRAGNEGQAVSLVCVDEHGLLKNIEKLIKRDLVKHIEPGFEPDPNAKPEPIENGRGGRGRGRGGNGGGNRNAGGNNTANRDAPTGRKRRRRGGQKREQA; translated from the coding sequence ATGAGCTTTTCCGACCTAGGCCTGCGGGCCGAACTCCTGAGCGCTATCGAGGCCCAGGGCTATACCGAGCCGACCCCGATCCAGCGCCAGGCCATTCCCGCCGTTCTCGAGGGCGGCGACCTGCTGGCCAGCGCCCAGACCGGTACCGGCAAGACCGCCGGCTTCACCCTGCCGATGCTCCAGCGCCTGGCCGACGGCAAGCGCCCCGCCAAGCGCGGCGTGCGTGCCCTGGTGCTGACCCCCACGCGCGAACTCGCCGCCCAGGTCGGTGAAAGCGTGCGCGACTACGGCCGGCACCTGTCGCTGACATCGCACGTCATCTTCGGCGGTGTCGGCCAGCAGCCCCAGGTGGATGCCATCCGCCCTGGACTGGACATCCTGGTGGCCACGCCGGGGCGCCTGCTCGACCTGCAACAACAAGGCCACGTCGATCTCTCCGGCGTCGAGACCCTGGTGCTGGACGAAGCCGACCGCATGCTCGACATGGGCTTCATCCACGACATCCGCAAGGTCCTCAAGCTGCTGCCCGCCAAGCGCCAGAACCTGCTGTTCTCGGCGACCTTCTCCAACGAGATCCAGACGCTGGCCAACCAGTTGCTCGACCGGCCGACCCTGATCGAGGTGGCACGGCGCAACACCACCGCCGAAACCGTCGAGCAGGCCGTCTACCGGGTCGACCGCGAGAAGAAGCGCGACCTGCTGGCGCACCTGATCCAATCGCAGCGCTGGTTCCAGGTGCTGGTCTTCACCCGCACCAAGCACGGGGCCAACCGCCTGGCCGAGCATCTCGGCAAGCGTGACATCCCTGCCATGGCGATCCACGGCAACAAGAGCCAGTCGGCCCGCACCAAGGCATTGTCGGCCTTCAAGTCCGGCGACCTGCAGGTCCTGGTGGCCACCGACATCGCCGCCCGCGGACTCGACATCGACGAACTGCCGCACGTGGTCAACTTCGAGCTGCCCAACGTCGCCGAGGACTACGTCCACCGCATCGGCCGCACCGGACGCGCCGGCAACGAAGGTCAGGCCGTGTCGCTGGTCTGCGTCGACGAGCACGGCCTGCTCAAGAACATCGAGAAACTGATCAAGCGCGACCTGGTCAAGCACATCGAGCCGGGCTTCGAACCGGACCCCAACGCCAAGCCGGAGCCGATCGAGAACGGCCGTGGCGGGCGCGGCCGCGGTCGAGGCGGTAACGGCGGTGGCAACCGCAACGCTGGCGGTAACAACACCGCCAATCGCGATGCCCCCACCGGTCGAAAGCGCCGGCGGCGCGGCGGCCAGAAGCGAGAGCAGGCCTGA
- a CDS encoding paraquat-inducible protein A, producing MLREAPLVDQAPPETRHSRRRLRACHQCDWLMALPPLRSGEQATCPRCGHAEVRRHRYPAQRSMALALASLITLALAVTYPFLGFSVRGVGNRIELTQSATQLIGYHEPLVAIAVLLTILVLPTLYLIGVVWLQAGLLRGAPLLASRGIARSLAHLQPWMMADVFLIGTLVSLIKIAGLAQIELGPGFWAFGVFVVLLVATTQSVDRDWLWFALAGEPSAPEGSRTGETAAGQGLTGCATCGLVNRLDARGKGRCQRCGEPLHARQPHSLQRTWALLAAAAVLYIPANVYPIMTTTSLGRPNPSTIIGGVVQLLEMGSWPVAMVILVASVIVPLGKLIALSWLCLVAPRAHRMNALARTRLYRLTEFIGRWSMVDIFVVAILVALIRAGNLMSITPGPAALAFGGVVVITMLAAMSFDPRLIWDDPVVPHRKRLT from the coding sequence ATGCTCAGAGAGGCCCCTCTCGTCGATCAGGCCCCGCCCGAGACGCGGCATTCGCGGCGGCGCCTGCGTGCCTGTCACCAGTGCGACTGGCTGATGGCCCTGCCCCCTCTGCGCTCTGGCGAACAGGCGACCTGTCCGCGCTGCGGCCATGCCGAGGTACGTCGCCATCGCTATCCCGCCCAGCGCAGCATGGCGCTGGCCCTGGCCTCGCTGATAACGCTCGCCCTGGCGGTGACCTATCCTTTCCTCGGCTTCAGCGTCCGCGGCGTAGGCAACCGTATCGAACTGACCCAGTCGGCCACCCAACTGATCGGCTACCACGAGCCACTGGTGGCCATCGCCGTGCTGCTGACCATCCTGGTGCTGCCCACCCTCTACCTCATCGGCGTGGTCTGGTTGCAGGCAGGACTGCTACGCGGCGCTCCCCTGCTGGCCAGCCGAGGTATAGCCCGCTCGCTGGCACACTTGCAACCTTGGATGATGGCCGATGTCTTCCTCATCGGCACCCTGGTCAGCCTGATCAAGATCGCCGGACTCGCCCAGATCGAGCTCGGCCCCGGATTCTGGGCCTTCGGCGTTTTCGTGGTCCTGCTGGTCGCCACCACCCAGTCCGTGGACCGGGACTGGCTATGGTTCGCCCTGGCCGGCGAGCCCAGCGCTCCCGAAGGCAGTCGTACCGGGGAAACCGCCGCCGGCCAGGGGCTCACCGGCTGCGCCACCTGCGGGCTCGTCAATCGCCTGGACGCCCGGGGCAAGGGACGCTGCCAGCGCTGCGGTGAACCCCTGCATGCACGCCAGCCCCATAGCCTGCAACGCACCTGGGCCCTGCTGGCCGCCGCCGCCGTGCTCTACATCCCGGCCAACGTCTACCCGATCATGACCACTACCAGTCTCGGTCGGCCCAATCCTTCCACCATCATCGGCGGCGTGGTCCAGTTGCTGGAGATGGGGTCCTGGCCGGTGGCCATGGTGATCCTGGTGGCCAGCGTGATCGTGCCCCTCGGCAAGTTGATCGCCCTTTCCTGGTTGTGCCTGGTGGCGCCGCGCGCCCACCGCATGAATGCCCTGGCCCGCACCCGACTGTATCGCCTCACCGAGTTCATCGGTCGCTGGTCGATGGTCGATATCTTCGTGGTGGCGATCCTGGTGGCCCTGATTCGCGCCGGCAACCTGATGTCGATCACCCCCGGCCCCGCCGCCCTGGCCTTCGGCGGCGTGGTGGTGATCACCATGCTGGCTGCCATGAGCTTCGATCCCAGGCTGATCTGGGACGATCCGGTCGTGCCTCACAGGAAACGCCTCACATGA
- a CDS encoding PqiC family protein has translation MMRLANLFAASLAALWLSGCATGGTPPTHYTLPDAPLADDAIDASTERLLVIRPIRLARYLDVEGIVFQLDDITVQQAKGHQWAEPLGRQLERGLRDRLATRLPDTRIMLDGDTARGDAPLSLRLEMDRFQGRHDGMAVAEGRWQLRDASGELLALTPFSLTTPLEADGYPALVQALGQDLDRLADRLATAIERLR, from the coding sequence ATGATGCGTCTTGCCAACCTGTTCGCCGCCTCCCTGGCGGCCCTCTGGCTGAGCGGTTGCGCCACCGGCGGCACGCCGCCGACCCACTACACCCTGCCCGACGCACCGCTGGCCGACGATGCCATCGATGCCTCGACCGAGCGGCTGCTGGTGATACGCCCCATCCGGCTGGCACGCTATCTCGACGTGGAAGGCATCGTCTTCCAGCTCGACGACATCACCGTCCAGCAGGCCAAGGGGCACCAATGGGCCGAGCCGCTGGGCCGCCAGCTCGAGCGCGGGCTGCGCGATCGTCTGGCCACCCGCCTGCCCGACACGCGGATCATGCTCGACGGCGACACCGCCCGGGGCGACGCTCCCCTGAGCCTGCGACTCGAGATGGACCGCTTCCAGGGTCGCCACGACGGCATGGCCGTGGCCGAGGGGCGCTGGCAGCTCCGCGACGCCAGTGGTGAACTGCTGGCATTGACGCCCTTCAGCTTGACCACGCCACTCGAGGCCGATGGCTATCCGGCTCTGGTCCAGGCGCTCGGGCAGGATCTGGACCGCCTCGCCGACCGGCTGGCCACGGCGATCGAACGGCTGCGCTGA
- a CDS encoding calcium/sodium antiporter, whose product MILPVLAVVAGLVLLMWSAERFVDGAASTSSHLGLSPLLIGMLVIGFGTSAPELVVSVIAAAQDNPGLALGNAYGSNIVNIGLILGLVALISPLAVHSSMIRRELPILGGVTLLSALLLMGGVLGRFEGALLLLILVGFMGFSIWQALKMPDDAMSADTEQDIASHPMSLRAGLVWTLVGLLLLVVSSRLLVWGAVSIAQSFGVSDLIIGLTVVAVGTSLPELASSISALRRGEHDLVLGNVVGSNLFNTLGVVGLASLITPIEVASEVLWRDWTLMTAMTALMMVFALGWRGRAGRINRLEGGVLLLMYLTYTGFMISLVVQGGAA is encoded by the coding sequence ATGATACTTCCCGTTCTGGCGGTGGTGGCGGGACTGGTCCTGCTGATGTGGAGTGCCGAGCGCTTCGTCGATGGCGCGGCGTCGACCTCATCGCACCTCGGGCTTTCGCCCCTGTTGATCGGGATGCTGGTAATCGGCTTTGGCACCTCGGCGCCCGAGCTGGTGGTCTCGGTCATCGCAGCGGCCCAGGACAATCCCGGTCTGGCGCTGGGCAATGCCTACGGCTCGAACATCGTCAACATCGGCCTGATTCTCGGCCTGGTGGCGTTGATTTCCCCATTGGCCGTGCACTCGAGCATGATCCGTCGCGAACTGCCGATCCTGGGGGGCGTGACCCTGCTCTCGGCATTGCTGCTGATGGGCGGTGTTCTGGGGCGCTTCGAGGGAGCCTTGCTGTTGCTGATTCTCGTGGGGTTCATGGGATTCAGCATATGGCAGGCCTTGAAAATGCCCGACGATGCGATGTCCGCGGATACTGAACAGGATATTGCCTCCCATCCGATGTCGCTGCGTGCCGGGCTGGTCTGGACGCTGGTCGGTCTGTTGCTGCTGGTGGTCAGCTCGCGCCTGCTGGTTTGGGGGGCCGTGTCCATTGCCCAGAGCTTCGGGGTCAGTGACCTGATCATCGGGCTGACGGTGGTGGCCGTGGGGACTTCTCTGCCCGAGCTGGCCTCCTCGATCAGCGCTCTGCGCCGTGGAGAACACGACCTGGTGCTGGGCAATGTGGTGGGTTCCAACCTGTTCAATACCCTGGGTGTGGTGGGCCTTGCGTCGCTGATCACGCCGATCGAGGTGGCGAGCGAGGTGCTGTGGCGAGACTGGACGCTGATGACGGCCATGACGGCCCTGATGATGGTCTTCGCTCTGGGCTGGCGGGGGCGTGCGGGGCGTATCAACCGTCTCGAAGGCGGAGTGCTGCTGCTCATGTACCTGACCTATACCGGTTTCATGATCAGCCTGGTGGTGCAGGGTGGGGCTGCCTAG
- the pqiB gene encoding intermembrane transport protein PqiB: MNDTARDTDRDDEHRAHTSRQARLSPIWIVPIVALLIGAWLVYDNYASRGPLITLTMDSADGIEAGSTLIKTRNVEIGQVESVSLSDDQSRVIIKARMKSQAEPMLVEDSSFWVVKPRIGREGISGLNTVLSGAYLQLEPGQSDKEARTFEVSDQPPVAPPGAEGIRINLTSQVGNALSVGDPITFQGFPVGRVEKADFDVDTQQMHHRIFIESPYNQLITHNTRFWSTSGIDFSLNSQGINLQVESVEALLGGGVTFGVPEDLPPGQPVSPDTTFTLHPDEQSAREGTFDEYLEYVLLVENTVRGLSKGAPVEFRGVRLGTVASVPWNFTAPQPDDRDRLAIPVLIRIEPQRLGVDKLDLDDWRERFDRLFGLGLRASLKSGSLLTGALFVDLTFDDQRAGEHKAETFAGRTVFPTTSTGLAQIQSQVTALLDKLNALEVAPILTGLEDNLTTSKAMLEEVRKLTASMQSLLDDPGTRELPGSLNATLKELQGTLEGLSADSPAYRELTDTLDQVERLMRDLQPAARKISEDPRALLFDSIDAEDPTPRAPDTRSQP, encoded by the coding sequence ATGAACGATACTGCCCGCGACACTGATCGGGATGACGAACACCGCGCCCATACCTCGCGCCAGGCCCGGCTGTCGCCGATCTGGATCGTCCCCATCGTGGCACTGCTGATCGGCGCCTGGCTGGTGTACGACAACTACGCCAGCCGCGGGCCGCTGATCACCCTGACCATGGACAGTGCCGATGGCATCGAGGCCGGCAGCACCCTGATCAAGACGCGCAACGTCGAAATCGGCCAGGTCGAGTCGGTATCGCTCTCCGACGACCAGTCGCGCGTCATCATCAAGGCCCGCATGAAATCGCAGGCCGAACCCATGCTGGTCGAGGACAGCAGCTTCTGGGTCGTCAAGCCACGCATCGGACGCGAGGGCATCAGCGGCCTCAACACCGTATTGTCCGGTGCCTACCTGCAGCTCGAACCCGGCCAGAGCGACAAGGAAGCACGAACCTTCGAGGTCAGTGACCAGCCTCCCGTGGCACCACCCGGCGCCGAAGGCATCCGCATCAATCTGACCAGCCAGGTCGGCAACGCCCTCAGCGTGGGCGACCCCATCACCTTCCAGGGCTTTCCGGTCGGTCGCGTGGAAAAGGCCGATTTCGATGTCGACACCCAGCAGATGCACCATCGGATCTTCATCGAAAGCCCCTATAACCAGTTGATCACCCACAACACCCGCTTCTGGTCCACCAGCGGCATCGATTTCAGCCTGAACTCCCAGGGCATCAACCTGCAGGTCGAGTCGGTCGAAGCCCTGCTCGGCGGCGGGGTCACCTTCGGCGTGCCGGAAGACCTGCCACCGGGTCAGCCGGTGTCGCCGGATACCACCTTCACCCTGCATCCCGACGAGCAGAGCGCCCGCGAAGGCACTTTCGACGAATATCTCGAATATGTACTGCTGGTCGAGAATACCGTCAGGGGACTCTCCAAGGGCGCCCCGGTCGAGTTCCGCGGCGTGCGCCTCGGCACGGTCGCCAGCGTGCCCTGGAACTTCACCGCCCCGCAGCCCGATGACCGCGACCGCCTGGCCATCCCGGTACTGATCCGCATCGAGCCACAGCGACTGGGCGTCGACAAACTGGATCTCGACGACTGGCGGGAACGCTTCGACCGCCTGTTCGGGCTGGGCCTGCGCGCTTCGCTGAAAAGCGGCAGCCTGCTGACCGGCGCGCTGTTCGTCGACCTGACCTTCGACGATCAACGCGCCGGCGAACACAAGGCGGAAACCTTCGCCGGACGCACGGTCTTCCCCACCACCTCCACGGGACTGGCACAGATTCAGTCGCAGGTCACGGCCCTGCTCGACAAGCTCAATGCCCTCGAGGTCGCGCCGATCCTCACCGGCCTGGAAGACAACCTGACGACATCGAAGGCCATGCTCGAGGAAGTCCGCAAGCTGACCGCCAGCATGCAATCCCTGCTCGACGACCCTGGCACCCGGGAGCTGCCGGGAAGCCTCAACGCTACCCTGAAAGAACTCCAGGGCACCCTGGAAGGGCTGTCTGCCGACTCACCGGCCTATCGCGAGCTGACCGACACCCTGGATCAGGTCGAGCGCCTGATGCGCGACCTGCAACCGGCGGCGCGCAAGATCAGCGAGGATCCCCGGGCCCTGCTGTTCGACAGCATCGACGCCGAGGACCCGACGCCCCGCGCCCCCGACACAAGGAGCCAGCCATGA
- a CDS encoding cytochrome ubiquinol oxidase subunit I, whose amino-acid sequence MELDPLLLSRLQFAFVVSFHAIFPVFSIGLASYLAVLNGLFYRTGNPAWERLAMFWAKVFAVVFAMGVVSGIVMSFQFGTNWSNFSFAASNFLGPLLSYEVVTAFFLEATFLGVLLFGRHKVPQGVHLFASIMVAVGTFISAFWILAANSWMQTPVGTELIDGRFHVTSWSEAIFNPSFGYRFAHMVLASFLTGGFVVAGVSAWYLLIGRDAEANRKAFSMCLWLLLVLAPTQAVVGDFHGLNTLEHQPTKVAAMEGNWETQSHTPLLLFAWPDQDAQGNLVEFGIPGLASLILTHHVGGEVPGISEVPPSEQPPVWMVFWSFRLMVALGVAMIGVALAGLWLRVKGRLYDQRGFLQLMRVMSVSPFLAVLAGWFVTEIGRAPWLVYGVMDQAEALTPSLSGWMALTTLVGYIAVYAIVFWAGFYYLTRVVRQGMLPDLEPHDDEVERPARPLSAAHVPFEDASNQPGRS is encoded by the coding sequence ATGGAACTTGATCCACTATTGCTGTCGCGATTGCAGTTCGCATTCGTGGTGTCCTTTCACGCCATCTTTCCCGTCTTCTCCATCGGGCTCGCGTCCTATCTCGCGGTGCTCAATGGGCTGTTCTACCGCACTGGCAACCCGGCCTGGGAGCGCCTGGCCATGTTCTGGGCCAAGGTCTTTGCGGTGGTCTTCGCGATGGGTGTGGTGTCGGGCATCGTCATGTCCTTCCAGTTCGGCACCAACTGGAGCAACTTCTCCTTTGCTGCCTCGAACTTCCTTGGACCCTTGCTCAGCTACGAGGTGGTCACGGCCTTCTTCCTCGAGGCGACCTTCCTCGGCGTGCTGTTGTTCGGACGCCACAAGGTGCCACAGGGGGTTCACCTGTTCGCTTCCATCATGGTGGCGGTGGGGACCTTCATTTCGGCATTCTGGATCCTTGCGGCCAATAGCTGGATGCAGACGCCGGTGGGTACGGAACTCATCGACGGTCGTTTCCATGTGACTTCCTGGTCGGAGGCGATCTTCAATCCCTCCTTCGGGTACCGCTTTGCTCACATGGTACTGGCGTCCTTCCTCACCGGCGGTTTCGTGGTAGCCGGGGTCAGTGCCTGGTACCTGCTGATCGGGCGCGATGCCGAGGCCAATCGCAAGGCCTTCTCGATGTGCCTGTGGCTGTTGCTGGTGCTGGCGCCGACCCAGGCGGTGGTGGGGGATTTCCATGGCCTCAATACCCTGGAGCATCAGCCGACCAAGGTGGCGGCCATGGAAGGCAACTGGGAGACACAGTCGCACACGCCGCTGCTGCTGTTCGCCTGGCCGGATCAGGATGCCCAGGGGAACCTCGTCGAGTTCGGCATCCCGGGCCTTGCGAGTCTGATCCTGACGCACCATGTCGGTGGTGAAGTGCCGGGCATCAGTGAGGTGCCGCCGTCGGAGCAGCCGCCCGTGTGGATGGTCTTCTGGTCCTTCCGCCTCATGGTCGCCCTGGGAGTGGCGATGATCGGTGTGGCATTGGCCGGGCTCTGGCTGCGCGTCAAGGGTCGCCTGTACGACCAGCGAGGCTTCCTGCAACTGATGCGGGTGATGAGTGTGTCGCCGTTCCTGGCGGTGCTGGCCGGTTGGTTCGTGACGGAAATCGGTCGCGCTCCCTGGCTGGTCTACGGAGTGATGGACCAGGCCGAGGCGCTCACGCCCTCGCTGAGTGGCTGGATGGCGTTGACGACCCTGGTGGGATACATCGCCGTCTATGCCATCGTGTTCTGGGCCGGTTTCTACTACCTCACCCGGGTGGTGCGCCAGGGCATGCTGCCGGACCTCGAACCCCACGACGACGAAGTTGAGCGGCCCGCGCGTCCGTTGTCTGCCGCCCACGTGCCCTTCGAGGACGCCTCCAATCAACCGGGCAGGAGCTGA
- the cydB gene encoding cytochrome d ubiquinol oxidase subunit II: MEMFDLSLIWALIIGFGVIMYVLMDGFDLGVGILFPFAPDEAGRDVMMNSVAPIWDGNETWLVLGGAGLLAAFPLVYSVFLPALYLGVFLLLAGLIFRGIAFEFRFKSHRNRHWWNRAFCWGSAVAAFAQGVVVGAYIQGFAVEDFVYVGGPLDWLTPFTVLTGLGLMAGYALLGATWLIMKTEGRLQDWAYGLAPKLLIAVLAVFAIISFWTPFVDESVRERWFGHLDLIWIFPVLALACAALLWRAVRQRREGQPFIATLGLFVFTYLGLVVSKWPVIVPPDYTIWDAASAPESQLFLLIGVLFVIPLVLTYTAWTYWVFRGKVREGDGYHH, from the coding sequence ATGGAAATGTTCGATCTGTCATTGATCTGGGCCCTGATCATCGGCTTCGGGGTGATCATGTACGTGCTCATGGATGGTTTCGACCTGGGCGTGGGGATTCTCTTTCCCTTCGCGCCGGACGAGGCCGGGCGCGATGTGATGATGAACTCGGTGGCGCCGATCTGGGACGGCAACGAAACCTGGCTGGTCCTGGGAGGCGCCGGGTTGCTGGCGGCCTTCCCGCTGGTCTATTCGGTGTTCCTGCCGGCGCTGTACCTCGGGGTATTCCTGCTGCTGGCCGGGTTGATCTTCCGGGGCATCGCCTTCGAGTTCCGCTTCAAGTCGCATCGTAATCGCCACTGGTGGAATCGTGCCTTCTGCTGGGGCTCGGCGGTGGCGGCCTTCGCCCAGGGCGTGGTGGTCGGCGCCTATATCCAGGGCTTCGCCGTCGAGGACTTCGTCTATGTGGGCGGTCCGCTCGACTGGCTGACGCCCTTCACAGTGCTGACCGGCCTGGGCCTGATGGCGGGCTATGCGCTGCTCGGTGCCACCTGGTTGATCATGAAGACCGAAGGGCGGCTTCAGGATTGGGCCTACGGCCTGGCGCCCAAGCTGCTGATTGCGGTACTGGCGGTCTTCGCGATCATCAGTTTCTGGACGCCCTTCGTCGACGAGTCGGTGCGCGAGCGCTGGTTCGGCCACCTGGATCTGATCTGGATCTTCCCGGTGCTGGCGCTGGCCTGTGCGGCGCTGCTCTGGCGTGCCGTGCGTCAGCGTCGCGAGGGGCAGCCCTTCATCGCGACACTCGGCCTGTTCGTCTTCACCTACCTGGGCCTGGTGGTCAGCAAGTGGCCGGTGATCGTGCCGCCGGACTACACCATCTGGGATGCGGCCTCGGCGCCCGAGTCACAGCTCTTCCTGCTGATCGGCGTGCTGTTCGTGATTCCCCTCGTGCTGACTTACACCGCCTGGACCTACTGGGTGTTCCGCGGCAAGGTTCGGGAGGGTGACGGTTATCACCACTGA
- the cydD gene encoding thiol reductant ABC exporter subunit CydD, with product MKGELTPRAWLAGLARTERRHLTLAVIAGTVAGLLTIAQMATLAWLVTSMLIEGAAPSSLAAGFAVLVAMIVLRALAQWGQESAGLTASLRVRARARRELLDHLERLGPVGLAGHHSASLANRVVDQVEALDGYVARFLPQLRLAVAIPLLILGVVVWLDWLAALFLLLAAPLIPLFMALVGMGAEQLNREQFDTVSRLSRHFIDRVRGITTLQLFGAGERATHEVHAAADDYRRRSMRTLRLAFLSSAVLEFFAAVAIAVVAIYVGFGLLGYISFGPADQLTLFSGLLVLLLAPEFFQPLRNLSQHYHDRAAALGAAEGMVALLGETPPRGAEALPECRTEALVELEAVTVSYPERGRVLGPLDLALQPGEILGVSGPSGVGKSTLLQLLAGFIAPTSGRQRAATGLKVAWMDQRPLLIHGSLADNLRLAAPEADDRSLHLALEKAGLGELIAALPEGLETPLGERGVGLSGGQAQRLALARIFLSSAPLVLLDEPTASLDDDSEARVLEAFSALAEQGRTLVIASHRMAPLALATRRLSLVREGAHEQDMREEAMHG from the coding sequence ATGAAAGGGGAATTGACACCCCGCGCCTGGCTGGCCGGACTGGCAAGGACCGAGCGTCGTCATCTGACACTGGCAGTGATCGCCGGCACCGTGGCGGGACTGCTGACCATCGCCCAGATGGCGACGCTGGCCTGGCTGGTGACGTCGATGCTGATCGAAGGAGCCGCACCGTCGTCGCTGGCCGCAGGATTTGCGGTGCTGGTGGCGATGATCGTGCTGCGAGCCCTGGCCCAATGGGGGCAGGAAAGCGCCGGCCTGACCGCCAGCCTGCGCGTGCGGGCACGGGCCCGTCGCGAGCTGCTCGATCATCTCGAACGCCTCGGTCCGGTCGGGCTGGCCGGCCACCACAGCGCCAGCCTCGCCAACCGGGTGGTCGATCAGGTCGAGGCGCTGGATGGTTACGTGGCACGCTTTCTGCCGCAATTGCGCCTGGCGGTGGCGATCCCTCTGCTCATCCTCGGCGTCGTGGTCTGGCTGGACTGGCTGGCGGCCCTGTTCCTGTTGCTGGCTGCGCCATTGATTCCCCTGTTCATGGCATTGGTGGGAATGGGCGCCGAACAACTCAACCGCGAGCAGTTCGATACCGTATCGCGGCTCTCCCGCCATTTCATCGACAGGGTGCGGGGCATCACCACACTGCAGCTCTTCGGGGCCGGTGAGCGAGCCACCCACGAAGTGCATGCCGCCGCCGACGACTATCGCCGGCGCAGCATGCGCACCCTGCGTCTGGCGTTTCTTTCCTCGGCGGTGCTGGAGTTCTTTGCCGCCGTGGCCATCGCCGTGGTGGCCATCTATGTCGGCTTCGGGCTGCTTGGCTATATCAGTTTCGGGCCGGCCGACCAACTGACCCTGTTCAGTGGCCTGCTGGTGTTGCTGCTGGCACCGGAGTTCTTTCAGCCGCTGCGCAACCTGTCGCAGCATTATCATGACCGCGCCGCTGCCCTGGGGGCCGCGGAGGGCATGGTGGCCCTGCTCGGTGAAACCCCGCCGCGCGGCGCCGAGGCGCTGCCTGAGTGCCGGACCGAGGCGCTGGTCGAGCTGGAAGCCGTGACGGTGTCGTATCCGGAACGGGGCCGGGTGCTAGGTCCCCTGGATCTGGCGCTGCAACCCGGCGAGATACTGGGTGTGAGCGGCCCGTCCGGCGTCGGCAAGTCGACCCTGTTGCAGCTTTTGGCCGGCTTTATCGCCCCGACGTCGGGGCGACAGCGCGCCGCCACTGGCCTGAAGGTGGCCTGGATGGATCAGCGGCCACTGCTGATCCATGGCAGCCTGGCCGACAATCTACGCCTGGCGGCCCCCGAGGCGGATGATCGGTCGCTGCATCTCGCCCTGGAGAAGGCCGGGCTCGGCGAGCTCATCGCGGCTTTGCCCGAGGGGCTGGAAACGCCGTTGGGCGAACGCGGTGTCGGGCTTTCAGGCGGCCAGGCCCAGCGCCTCGCCCTGGCGCGTATCTTTCTTTCTTCGGCGCCCCTGGTGCTGCTGGACGAACCCACGGCGAGCCTGGACGACGACAGCGAAGCCCGGGTGCTCGAGGCGTTTTCGGCGCTGGCGGAGCAGGGCCGGACCCTGGTGATCGCCAGCCATCGGATGGCGCCCCTGGCCCTGGCGACGCGCAGGCTTTCGCTGGTCCGGGAAGGGGCGCATGAGCAAGACATGCGCGAGGAGGCGATGCATGGCTGA